The genomic region GCTGTTTCATCGgattaaaatcacaaatcaatgGCGGAAACGCCAGAAAAAAGGACAAACACAGACGACTAGCCCATAACCTCGATCATAGACATTCGATCACGATGATTTGATGAGCCTAATAAATCCATGTAAGTAGAAAAGAAGGAGGATCTAATTACTTAGCTAAGTAGCCAAagtatgattaattaattttaattaaatgatTACTATCATCATTACTTGCGTCTTGCTAGCTATATCCTCGGCGATCTTAGCGAGTGACTGCAGGTTGCAACGAACAATGGTGTCCACGAAAATACACGTCTCATCCTTTGTGTTCCCGTGCGGCACGTCCACCACATACGACTCCACCACCACCGTTCCGCCGCCTGCGCGCGACGACGGGTGCAGCGTCGTCACTGACCTGTAGTTCGACAGCCGATGGTCCCCGCCAACCATGCTGAAGCTGATGACGTGGCTCTCATCGTCAAGGATCTCCAGCCTCTCCATGCTGTTGTTCGCAGGCAGCCCCGATATCACCTGCACCTCCCGCAGCGACCCCACGTCGCCGCCGCCCGCGACGACGTGGCAGCTCTTGACGAAGTGCTTGTACGCCTGCGGGTTATCGAAGCGCCGCACCACCGACCACACGGTGGACACGGGCGCAGCGATCTCTTGAGTCACGGCCGAGCAGCACTGGTTAGGACCCACCGCATGCGTGTGGTGCCGCGCCACCACTTCTGGTACTGTGGTCCGCCTCttactattattattactattgtTGTTGAGTAGCAGTGCAGCAGCTCCTCCGCCTCTTTGGTTTTGGTACTGCGACGACGCCATGTTTGATGTCGCCGACGTGGCGGTGTGGACACGGTGGAGCAAGACTGAGGATTTGGGCGGGTTGGGAGGCATTTGAGTAATCTCACGCTTGAGTTGAGCAGATGCAAACTGGGTAGCTTTATGGGTGGAGAGCTTCTTCTGCCAAGAGGGAGGCTCTTTGCTTTGCTCTGGCTTCCCGCCGGGGGGGGGTGTGGATCTTAATTCTTAAGgactctagctttctctctctgtgaCGAACAAACAGAGAGATGAGTTAGTTGCATTTTTCAAAGCCGAGAATTAGTGAATGTAAAAATGGGGAAAGTTCATGTACGGGATTATAAAATAGAAACAAGTTGGTCCTTGAAGCCAATAAGAAAAGgaataaaaaagggaaaaagaaacaC from Pyrus communis chromosome 9, drPyrComm1.1, whole genome shotgun sequence harbors:
- the LOC137745949 gene encoding abscisic acid receptor PYL4-like; translated protein: MPPNPPKSSVLLHRVHTATSATSNMASSQYQNQRGGGAAALLLNNNSNNNSKRRTTVPEVVARHHTHAVGPNQCCSAVTQEIAAPVSTVWSVVRRFDNPQAYKHFVKSCHVVAGGGDVGSLREVQVISGLPANNSMERLEILDDESHVISFSMVGGDHRLSNYRSVTTLHPSSRAGGGTVVVESYVVDVPHGNTKDETCIFVDTIVRCNLQSLAKIAEDIASKTQCC